The following coding sequences lie in one Rhodohalobacter barkolensis genomic window:
- a CDS encoding TatD family hydrolase: protein MTLTDTHCHLYLEQFEEDIDEVYRRSVEAGITHIFLPAIDWKSFEKMDDLHHPEITFYKMAGIHPCSVEDVWPFDEQKLADLCEREDVVGVGETGLDYYWSTDFVDQQKTSLRMHCNMAKATGKPIVLHNRESTKDLLDIIKEEQDGNLTGVWHCFTGTEEEGKRAIDLGLHLGIGGVSTFKNAGVNKTVSKLPLDKMILETDAPYLTPAPHRGKRNEPSYIKLIAENLAELHGRTLQEIAEVTTKNAFNLFAVK, encoded by the coding sequence TTGACACTCACAGACACTCATTGCCACCTATACCTCGAACAGTTTGAAGAAGATATTGATGAAGTATACCGACGATCGGTAGAAGCAGGAATTACCCACATTTTCCTTCCTGCAATTGACTGGAAGTCATTTGAAAAGATGGATGATCTGCATCATCCGGAAATTACTTTTTATAAAATGGCAGGAATCCATCCCTGCAGCGTGGAGGACGTTTGGCCGTTTGATGAACAAAAACTTGCCGATCTTTGTGAACGGGAAGATGTAGTGGGAGTTGGAGAGACCGGCCTCGACTACTACTGGAGTACGGACTTTGTAGATCAACAGAAAACCAGCTTACGAATGCACTGCAATATGGCCAAAGCAACCGGAAAGCCTATTGTGCTTCACAACCGGGAGAGTACCAAAGATCTGCTTGATATAATTAAAGAGGAGCAGGATGGTAATTTGACCGGCGTTTGGCACTGCTTCACAGGCACCGAAGAGGAGGGAAAACGAGCCATTGATCTGGGACTTCATTTGGGCATCGGTGGAGTATCCACGTTCAAAAATGCAGGTGTGAACAAAACGGTCTCTAAACTGCCGCTCGATAAAATGATTCTCGAAACGGATGCCCCATATTTAACTCCGGCGCCTCACCGTGGAAAAAGAAATGAACCGTCATACATCAAACTGATCGCAGAGAATCTGGCCGAGTTACACGGACGAACGCTTCAGGAAATTGCCGAAGTAACCACAAAAAATGCTTTTAATCTATTTGCTGTGAAGTAG
- a CDS encoding MFS transporter, with the protein MTYLTFVRKERRLLTFAISLTFFSSFGQTFLLSLFVPYFLTAFDLSNASFGTLYSLATLTGAMALPYLGQWIDRIPLRNYSMYVASGLLVAAILMSIAWHVAMLFVALIFLRLTGQGLSGHTAQATMARIYDRDRGKALSISALGYPIGEAILPSLIAFMMVYMHWRTVWGFVAGLIALFFIPVLWSLIKNESTTVEKSEEDVGTTRENYSKIFSDNRTFYTIPAILIPPFWVTGLFLYQVSAAGDMGWTAAIVASAFVAFAISRIVSGLLSGPMIDRFSAQTLFPFFLIPMMLGLTVAIFFSGTWTAFIYMGLVGVTLGLSSTFKSSLWAELYGTKMIGTVQSLFASIMVFSTALSPFLMGWMLDSGFTLTSIFVIALTSSFFSALLSCRLFFKS; encoded by the coding sequence ATGACTTACCTGACATTCGTCCGGAAAGAGAGACGACTTCTTACATTTGCAATTTCGCTCACATTTTTTTCAAGTTTTGGGCAGACATTTCTGCTCTCACTTTTCGTACCCTATTTTCTGACAGCATTTGATTTGAGCAATGCGTCTTTTGGAACACTTTACTCCCTTGCCACTCTTACGGGTGCAATGGCATTACCTTATCTGGGACAGTGGATTGATCGAATACCCCTGCGAAATTACAGCATGTATGTAGCTTCCGGTCTTTTAGTAGCAGCCATTCTGATGTCGATCGCATGGCACGTGGCCATGCTATTTGTAGCACTAATCTTTTTACGACTCACCGGACAGGGGCTCAGCGGTCATACCGCACAGGCAACTATGGCACGTATTTATGATCGTGACCGTGGAAAAGCACTCAGCATTTCAGCTCTTGGTTATCCGATAGGTGAAGCTATTTTGCCTTCTTTGATTGCCTTCATGATGGTTTATATGCATTGGCGAACGGTGTGGGGATTTGTAGCCGGACTCATCGCACTATTTTTCATCCCGGTTCTCTGGTCACTCATTAAAAATGAGAGTACAACCGTAGAGAAGAGTGAAGAGGACGTGGGAACCACCCGCGAGAACTACTCCAAAATTTTCTCCGACAATCGAACCTTTTACACCATTCCGGCCATTCTGATCCCGCCGTTCTGGGTAACCGGACTCTTTCTTTATCAGGTATCGGCAGCCGGAGATATGGGATGGACCGCAGCCATAGTGGCGTCTGCATTTGTGGCGTTTGCCATTAGCAGAATTGTTTCAGGTTTGTTATCCGGACCGATGATCGATCGTTTTTCTGCTCAAACTCTTTTCCCGTTTTTTCTAATACCGATGATGCTGGGGCTCACGGTCGCCATCTTTTTCAGCGGTACCTGGACAGCATTTATCTATATGGGTTTGGTTGGAGTTACGCTGGGATTGAGCAGTACATTTAAATCATCTCTGTGGGCCGAACTCTATGGAACCAAAATGATCGGAACCGTTCAAAGTCTATTTGCCTCTATTATGGTATTCAGCACAGCTTTGAGCCCGTTTCTGATGGGTTGGATGCTCGACAGCGGTTTTACTCTTACATCCATATTTGTGATCGCCCTAACCTCGAGCTTCTTTTCGGCGCTGCTTTCTTGTCGCCTCTTTTTTAAGAGCTGA
- a CDS encoding type II toxin-antitoxin system PemK/MazF family toxin → MVSCSKIKYSIVLVPFPFDDFSDLKVRPALCLTSSVGKFEHVVIAFISSVIPDKLEPSDVLIEQGSTSWEKTGLHVDSVLRLHKLVTIP, encoded by the coding sequence ATGGTGAGCTGTTCGAAGATTAAATACTCAATTGTTTTGGTCCCATTTCCCTTCGATGATTTTTCTGACTTGAAAGTAAGGCCGGCTCTATGCCTGACTTCATCGGTTGGGAAATTTGAGCACGTGGTGATTGCATTTATATCCAGCGTTATTCCAGATAAATTAGAACCAAGCGATGTTTTGATTGAGCAGGGGAGTACATCATGGGAAAAGACAGGCCTCCATGTTGATTCCGTTCTAAGACTTCACAAACTTGTAACGATTCCATAA